A single genomic interval of Malania oleifera isolate guangnan ecotype guangnan chromosome 13, ASM2987363v1, whole genome shotgun sequence harbors:
- the LOC131146409 gene encoding uncharacterized protein LOC131146409 encodes MEEKPSSSPTTFVDQLVVPGDVVLDLSTMTNQTIKLGGGLRQDRDSISVMRAGKLRFSRPNKYWVENSQKRYVPCVEDTVLGIVVESKAENFLVDIKGPTLAFLPVLAFEGGTRRNIPKFEVGALLYVRVVKANAGTNPELSCTDAGGKAAEFGLLKDGYMFESSTGLSRMLLSTPPCPVLEALGKKLSFEIAVGLNGRVWVNAESPSAIILVANTIMKSESLSWTKQKIMVENLLQRVH; translated from the exons ATGGAAGAAAAGCCGTCGAGTTCGCCTACAACCTTTGTAGATCAATTAGTG GTTCCTGGTGACGTGGTTCTTGATCTCTCAACCATGACTAACCAGACTATCAAGCTCGGGGGCGGTCTTCGCCAG GATCGTGATTCTATTTCTGTCATGCGGGCTGGGAAGCTGAGATTCTCAAGGCCAAACAAATATTGGGTTGAAAACTCCCAGAAAAGG tatGTTCCTTGCGTTGAGGATACTGTTCTGGGCATTGTGGTGGAATCTAAAGCAGAA AATTTTCTTGTGGACATAAAAGGACCAACACTGGCTTTTCTGCCTGTACTTGCATTTGAAGGAGGAACTAGGAGGAACATACCAAAATTTGAG GTAGGTGCATTGCTCTATGTTCGGGTCGTGAAGGCCAATGCTGGCACGAATCCTGAGCTGTCATGCACTGATG CCGGTGGGAAAGCTGCAGAGTTTGGTCTCCTTAAAGATGGCTACATGTTCGAATCGTCAACTGGGCTATCACGAAT GCTGCTGAGCACACCACCATGTCCTGTTCTTGAGGCTCTTGGGAAGAAGCTCTCCTTTGAGATAGCAGTTGGCTTAAATGGACGGGTTTGG GTGAACGCGGAATCACCATCCGCCATCATCCTCGTTGCCAATACAATAATGAAATCAGAATCCTTAAGCTGGACGAAGCAGAAAATTATGGTGGAAAACTTGCTTCAGAGAGTTCATTGA